The following are encoded together in the Loktanella sp. M215 genome:
- a CDS encoding phosphoribosyltransferase-like protein, with protein sequence MTPIELQRKLQIWCQEDYDGSIGISDIKKDIEFLSRELYNEYDVTKHGGHGDFIFRLARWIGSAETDDDQKSLFVLLRHLIFFGDNELDAAYRTAFSRHVVSWLMNDQKLNVFSTTADADLKSILNRTLLTEITDSFGLRSFLGKNNLHGRPRYTWYAHRKSWQRQQFIDTEIVRNLGENISHIVLFEDFVGSGSQVEPFLKLACNVDRNIKVLFCPMYICPAGAQLALRLQRQYRNFSFSPVLEIPQKCFITKNAIDGEHPDFPTIRKTANVVHPKVVIPGSPQDFGPFGFDGVNQQGATGGFIVTSTNCPDNTIPLIHRRRAGYWEPLFLRTSREALEVTP encoded by the coding sequence ATGACACCTATTGAACTACAACGGAAACTACAGATTTGGTGCCAAGAAGACTACGACGGATCCATTGGCATAAGTGATATTAAGAAGGACATAGAGTTTTTGTCACGAGAGCTCTATAATGAATATGACGTCACAAAACATGGTGGTCATGGAGATTTTATCTTCCGGTTGGCGCGATGGATTGGATCTGCAGAAACTGATGACGACCAGAAATCTTTATTTGTACTATTGCGTCACCTAATTTTCTTTGGCGACAATGAACTTGATGCAGCTTACCGAACAGCATTCAGCCGTCACGTAGTATCTTGGTTGATGAACGATCAAAAATTAAATGTATTCTCTACAACGGCAGATGCAGATTTAAAATCAATATTAAATAGGACTTTGCTCACTGAGATTACTGACAGTTTTGGGCTACGTAGCTTTTTGGGAAAAAATAATCTACACGGAAGGCCACGATATACATGGTATGCTCATCGTAAATCATGGCAGCGACAGCAATTTATAGATACCGAAATTGTCCGGAATCTTGGTGAAAACATAAGCCACATAGTTTTATTTGAAGATTTCGTTGGCAGCGGTTCGCAAGTTGAGCCCTTTCTAAAGCTTGCGTGTAATGTCGATCGGAATATAAAAGTTTTGTTCTGTCCTATGTATATCTGCCCCGCGGGTGCCCAGTTAGCACTAAGGTTACAGAGACAATATAGAAACTTTAGTTTTAGTCCTGTCCTTGAAATACCTCAAAAATGTTTCATAACTAAAAATGCAATAGATGGCGAACACCCGGATTTTCCAACAATTAGGAAAACTGCAAACGTCGTCCATCCAAAGGTAGTTATCCCCGGATCTCCTCAAGATTTTGGGCCATTTGGTTTTGACGGCGTCAATCAGCAAGGAGCTACTGGTGGCTTCATTGTTACATCGACAAATTGCCCGGATAATACTATACCTCTTATCCATCGCAGGCGAGCGGGATACTGGGAACCACTTTTTTTGAGAACATCAAGGGAAGCTTTAGAGGTGACGCCATGA
- a CDS encoding DNA cytosine methyltransferase, with translation MPVKIKYASLYSGCGGLDLGFERAGFQQHCSFDHDVNALETLQRNTGATVRLADLSKPDADVIQKVSESDILIAGPPCQGFSTAGKNDPTDERNKHLLNVAEIACLAKPKLVLIENVKGLLSPTNKYHYEETVSKLESSDYKVTSKSYLVSDFGIAQSRTRVLITAVLDEKPLNLNLKHKSPKRLSDILRGSEDIINGQIYPLSEEGNDYKISRRISQGQKLSNVRCGISSIHTWNIPEVFGQVNDTEISILEIISRLRRQNRRRSNGDADPVEPYYIDKSYGSDTSEILNSLIKKGYAKRVEDYIDITHTFNGKYRRPHWNDVSPTVDTRFGQPRYFLHPDQHRGFTVREAARIQSFPDSYKFFGSDQVNFRMIGNAVPPSFSIQIAEYIRDEWFKR, from the coding sequence GTGCCAGTAAAAATTAAATATGCCAGCTTATACAGCGGTTGTGGCGGTTTAGATTTAGGCTTCGAACGAGCCGGATTTCAACAGCATTGCTCATTTGATCACGACGTAAATGCATTGGAAACACTTCAGAGAAACACAGGCGCAACTGTGAGGTTAGCTGACCTAAGCAAGCCAGACGCCGACGTAATTCAAAAGGTATCTGAATCTGACATATTAATAGCTGGTCCACCTTGTCAGGGTTTTTCTACCGCCGGAAAAAATGATCCAACAGATGAAAGAAACAAGCATCTGCTAAACGTCGCAGAAATCGCATGTCTTGCCAAACCAAAGTTGGTATTGATTGAAAACGTTAAGGGCCTACTTAGCCCCACTAATAAATATCATTATGAAGAAACCGTCTCGAAGCTGGAAAGTTCAGATTACAAGGTAACGTCCAAGTCCTATCTCGTCTCTGATTTTGGAATAGCTCAATCTCGGACCAGAGTCCTGATAACCGCCGTTTTAGACGAGAAGCCACTGAACCTAAACCTAAAGCATAAAAGTCCCAAGAGGCTAAGTGACATTCTTAGAGGGTCTGAAGATATTATAAATGGTCAAATTTATCCCCTTTCAGAAGAGGGTAATGACTATAAGATTTCGCGGCGAATTTCTCAAGGTCAAAAATTATCAAACGTTAGGTGTGGTATATCTTCAATTCACACATGGAATATACCAGAAGTATTCGGGCAAGTTAATGATACGGAGATATCAATACTAGAGATCATTTCCAGACTACGGCGGCAAAACCGCCGGCGGAGCAACGGCGATGCCGATCCAGTAGAGCCTTATTATATTGATAAGTCATATGGATCAGATACTAGCGAGATCTTAAATAGTCTTATTAAAAAAGGATATGCTAAGCGTGTCGAAGATTATATCGATATAACGCACACTTTTAATGGAAAATATAGACGCCCACATTGGAATGATGTATCGCCAACAGTTGACACGAGATTTGGGCAACCACGGTATTTCTTACATCCTGATCAACACCGAGGTTTTACTGTGCGTGAAGCAGCACGCATACAAAGTTTTCCTGATAGTTATAAATTCTTCGGCTCAGATCAAGTAAACTTCAGAATGATCGGAAATGCCGTACCACCAAGTTTTTCCATACAAATTGCTGAATATATACGTGATGAATGGTTTAAAAGATGA